In one Raphanus sativus cultivar WK10039 unplaced genomic scaffold, ASM80110v3 Scaffold1270, whole genome shotgun sequence genomic region, the following are encoded:
- the LOC108822445 gene encoding CSC1-like protein ERD4: MEFESFLVSLGTSAVIFVVLMFLFTWLSRRPGNIPVYYPNRILKGMDPWEGSSLTRNPFAWIREAFTSTEQDVVKLSGVDTAVYFVFLSTVLGIFSLSALILLPTLLPLSATDNSLKNSRNATDTTSNGTFSQLDNLSMANITRKSSRLWAFLGAVYWISVVTYFMLWKAYKHVASLRAEALMSSEEVLPEQFAILVRDIPSPPNGETQKEFVDSYFRDIYPETFYRSLVVTENSKINKIWEDLEGYKKKLARAEAVFAATSNRPTNKTGMLGLVGEQVDSIEYYTKLINESVTKLEAEQRTVLAEKQQTAAVVFFTDRVTAALAAQSLHCQMVDKWTVTEAPEPRQLIWENLKIKFFSRIVRQYLIYFIVAITILFYMIPIAFVSAITTLENLQKTLPFLKPIVEIGFIKTILESYLPQIALIVFLAMLPKFLMFLSKSEGIPSQSHAVRATSGKYFYFSVLNVFIGVTLAGSLFQNLKALEKKPNSIITVLATSLPKNATFFLTYVALKFFVGYGLELSRIIPLIIFHLKKKYLCKTEAEVKEAWYPGDLSYATRVPSDMLILTITFCYSVIAPLILVFGVIYFGLGWLILRNQALKVYVPAYESYGRMWPHIHTRILAALFLFQLVMFGYLGVKLFVWATLLVPLIFISLLFGYVCRQKFYKGFEHTALEVACRELKTRPDLEEVFKAYIPHSLSTHKGDDHKFKGAMSRYQDYAAISAA; encoded by the exons ATGGAGTTTGAATCATTCCTGGTGTCCTTAGGGACATCAGCAGTCATCTTCGTCGTTCTCATGTTTCTCTTCACCTGGCTCTCTCGTAGACCCGGTAACATTCCCGTTTACTACCCTAATCGGATCCTTAAAGGAATGGATCCGTGGGAAGGCAGCTCCTTGACCCGAAACCCATTCGCCTGGATCCGTGAAGCTTTCACTTCCACCGAACAAGACGTCGTTAAGCTCTCCGGCGTCGATACTGCCGTCTACTTCGTCTTCTTGAGCACCG TTCTTGGGATATTTTCTTTGTCGGCTCTTATTCTCTTACCGACTCTACTCCCATTATCCGCTACAGACAACAGCTTAAAGAACTCAAGGAACGCCACTGACACCACTAGCAACGGAACCTTTAGCCAACTTGATAACCTATCAATGGCTAACATCACT AGAAAGAGTTCAAGGCTGTGGGCGTTCCTAGGAGCGGTTTACTGGATATCTGTGGTCACATACTTCATGTTATGGAAAGCTTACAAGCACGTCGCTTCGTTGAGAGCTGAAGCGCTGATGTCTAGCGAAGAAGTATTACCAGAGCAGTTCGCTATTCTCGTTAGAGACATACCTTCCCCACCTAATGGTGAGACACAGAAGGAGTTTGTAGATTCTTACTTCAGAGACATCTACCCTGAGACCTTCTACAGATCCCTTGTCGTAACAGAAAACAGCAAG ATTAATAAGATATGGGAAGACCTGGAAGGTTACAAGAAGAAGCTAGCGCGTGCAGAAGCAGTATTCGCAGCAACTAGTAACAGACCAACCAACAAAACCGGCATGCTTGGGCTCGTCGGAGAGCAAGTAGACAGCATTGAGTATTACACAAAGCTGATCAACGAGTCAGTAACCAAACTAGAAGCAGAGCAGAGAACGGTTCTCGCTGAGAAGCAGCAAACCGCAGCGGTTGTGTTCTTCACAGACAGAGTCACTGCAGCTCTAGCCGCTCAGTCTCTACACTGCCAGATGGTTGACAAATGGACGGTGACCGAAGCTCCGGAGCCTCGCCAGCTCATCTGGGAGAATCTCAAGATCAAGTTCTTCAGCAGGATAGTCAGGCAGTACCTGATCTACTTCATCGTTGCTATAACCATATTGTTCTACATGATCCCTATAGCGTTCGTCTCCGCCATCACCACTCTCGAGAATCTCCAGAAGACGCTTCCCTTCTTGAAGCCGATCGTGGAGATAGGCTTCATTAAAACCATCTTGGAGTCTTACCTCCCTCAGATTGCGCTCATCGTCTTCTTGGCTATGCTGCCTAAGTTCCTCATGTTCTTATCCAAGTCTGAAGGGATCCCTTCGCAGAGCCACGCCGTTAGAGCTACCTCCGGGAAGTACTTTTACTTCTCGGTCTTGAACGTCTTCATCGGTGTTACCCTCGCAGGGTCTTTGTTCCAGAATTTGAAGGCTCTTGAGAAGAAACCAAACTCAATTATCACCGTTTTGGCTACTAGTCTCCCTAAGAACGCTACTTTCTTCTTGACCTACGTTGCTCTCAA GTTCTTTGTTGGTTATGGTCTCGAGCTGTCTAGGATCATACCTTTGataatattccatttaaaaaaGAAGTATCTATGCAAAACCGAAGCAGAGGTCAAAGAAGCTTGGTATCCAGGAGACTTAAGCTACGCGACTAGGGTTCCTAGCGACATGCTCATCCTCACTATCACCTTCTGCTACTCCGTGATCGCTCCTCTTATCCTCGTATTCGGCGTTATCTACTTCGGTCTAGGGTGGCTCATCCTTAGAAACCAG GCTTTGAAAGTGTACGTTCCAGCATACGAGAGCTACGGGAGGATGTGGCCGCACATTCACACTCGCATTCTAGCGGCATTGTTTCTGTTCCAACTGGTTATGTTTGGTTACTTGGGAGTCAAGCTATTCGTTTGGGCGACTCTCCTGGTTCCTCtcatcttcatctctctcttaTTCGGTTACGTGTGCCGCCAGAAATTCTACAAAGGGTTCGAACACACGGCTCTAGAGGTGGCTTGCCGTGAGCTGAAGACGAGACCGGATCTCGAGGAGGTTTTCAAAGCGTACATCCCGCATAGCTTGAGCACTCACAAAGGAGACGATCACAAGTTTAAAGGCGCCATGTCTCGTTATCAAGACTATGCTGCGATATCAGCCGCTTAA